Proteins from a genomic interval of Deltaproteobacteria bacterium:
- a CDS encoding methyltransferase domain-containing protein, with protein sequence MFKYLKDFSRACTKKFSAAHKNDYTATNEEIFLRRIYRKYIRHNSRVTEILELKTSDVDMELVGERDIPSNEKFQSSGWYKQMLLRYGLAMYFGKGKNILETCSGLGWGGYLLDGIANCVTCVDIDGTSVAFSRRLWNTGKTFYVRASVLNMPFKDGSFDVVTAMESIEHFSREEIPLYIYETYRLLKAGGILVGSSFFPETRDEADTLCAGNEFHRHICTKGELHDFLDNVGFEKIRIFKNRLFFSACKPGSN encoded by the coding sequence TTGTTCAAATATTTAAAAGATTTCTCCCGGGCATGCACGAAGAAGTTCTCAGCAGCTCACAAAAATGATTACACTGCGACGAATGAGGAGATTTTTCTCCGCAGGATCTACAGGAAATACATTCGGCACAACAGCAGGGTTACCGAGATTCTCGAGCTAAAGACAAGCGATGTCGATATGGAACTGGTGGGCGAGAGGGATATTCCCTCCAACGAGAAATTTCAGTCCAGTGGATGGTACAAGCAAATGTTATTGCGGTATGGGCTCGCTATGTATTTTGGAAAAGGAAAAAACATTCTCGAGACCTGCAGCGGGCTTGGATGGGGTGGATATCTGCTCGACGGTATCGCCAATTGCGTGACGTGTGTTGACATAGACGGTACTTCGGTCGCATTTTCGAGAAGGTTATGGAATACCGGTAAAACTTTCTACGTTCGAGCCTCGGTTTTAAACATGCCTTTCAAGGATGGTAGCTTCGATGTCGTAACAGCAATGGAGAGCATTGAGCATTTTTCCCGGGAGGAAATACCGTTATATATTTACGAGACTTATCGTCTGTTAAAAGCGGGGGGGATATTGGTTGGTAGTTCCTTCTTCCCGGAAACGAGAGATGAAGCCGACACCCTCTGTGCAGGGAATGAGTTCCATCGTCACATCTGCACAAAAGGGGAGTTACATGATTTTCTGGATAATGTGGGATTTGAGAAGATCCGGATCTTCAAAAACAGGCTGTTTTTTTCCGCCTGCAAGCCTGGATCGAATTAA